The genomic region TCATTTGGATGATCAGGATCAACCGCCGCTCATATCTGCAGGACGCCATCAAACACCAGCAGGAAAGCGAGCACCAGCAGCAACAATAGAAAAGATGATTGAAAGAGGCTGAGGGCTAAGGTTTCAGGCAAAAAGCCTGACGAGACGTGATATCAAGGAAAACAGCACGAGCAACCAGGCCAGTAAACCCACCACGATCGAGGCATAGTGCCCAAAGGTAGGCCTGGAAAGCGGTTTGCCGGCTTTGGCGTTGCCCTCGTTGATGTGCTTTTGCACCGGCACAAGGCAGAGGATGGATAAAGCCAGCAAGCCGAAGGTCAGTGCGAAATCCACCCAGACGCTCAGGAACGGCGTGAACCCCAGGATGGAGCGAGCCACCTGAGTCAGAAGGGCCACTATCCAGAGCCAGCCGTTGAGTGTGAAATCCCGTCCGTTGTACCTTCCGCCCAACTCCTGGTCCGTGGAAATTTGTGAAAATACCCCCACCAAGTCAACAGGATTCCGCAAATCCCTCCCGAAATAGGCAGCGGTGCGACCCTTACGGTGAAAGCGCAGAAAACGCCAGTTCCTGTAAATCCAGTAAATCTCGTAAAACCCAAAGGTGATAAGGCTCAGCCAGACCAACCGGGACACCGGAATGTGGAAAAACAGCGGGACGTTTTCCTCGTCGATACTGGCAAAGCCTTTGTCCTCGGCCCAATCCGTTATCTGCACTTCCGATTCATGCAGGTAACGCATCAGTTCCGGAATGTCACGTATCTTCAGCCATTGCGGTGAACTACTTTCCATCACGGATGAATCCATGCTCAGCACATCGTCCAGGATCAGATCCAGAACCTCTTTGGGGCTTACCGGGCCCAGAGTCTTGCCCTCGTAAGTGTAGTAGTATTTCGCCATAGATAAAATCAGGGGTAGCGGATAAGGCCACCCCCGGCTCAAATCATAGTTTGCTCATGTAGTCCAGCAGATCGACCACGCGGCAGGAGTAACCCCACTCGTTGTCATACCAGCTGAAGATCTTCACCATCTTGCCCTTCACATTGGTGGAAGGGGCGTCGAAGATGGAGGAATGGGGATTGCCCACGATGTCGATGGAGACCAACTGTTCCTCGGAATACTGCAGAAAGCCTTTCAGATAGGTCTCGGCGGCCTCTTTCACGGCGGCGTTGACCTCCTCCCTTGTGGTTTCGCGTTCCAGATTCACGCAGAGGTCCACCAGCGAACCATCCGGAGTGGGCACGCGGATCGCGATGCCGTCAAGCTTTCCCGCCAGTTCCGGGATCACCAGGCCGATGGCTTTCGCGGCGCCGGTGGAAGTGGGTATCATGCTCATGGAGGCGGCGCGGGCACGGCGTAAGTCCTTGTGGGGCAGATCCAGGATGCGCTGGTCATTGGTGAAGGAGTGCACCGTGGTCATCAGCCCGCCGGCGATGCCGAACCTATCCTGCAGAACTTTGACCACAGGGGCCAGGCAGTTCGTGGTGCAGGAAGCATTTGAAACCACAGCGTGTTCAGGCTTCAGGGAAGTGTGGTTCACGCCCATCACGACGGTGGCATCCACCTCGTCCTTGGCAGGAGCGGTGAGGATAACCTTGGCTGCGCCGGCTTTGAGGTGTTTGGAAGCGGCTTCTTTGGTGTTGAAAACGCCGGTGGATTCAATCACATATTCTACGCCCAGCTCTTTCCAGGGCAGGGCTTCGGGGTCTTTTTCAGCGAAAACCCGGATGGTATTTCCGTCCACGATGATGCTGTCGTCGGTATGTTTCACTTCGCTGGAGAAGATCTTGTGCACGCTGTCGTATTTCAGCAAGTATGCCAGGGTCTTGGCGTCGGTGAGATCATTGATGGCCACTACCTTCATTTCGGGGTGGTATTTATAGATGGCTCGGAGCACGAGGCGTCCGATGCGGCCAAATCCATTGATGGCTACTTTTATCATTCACACTCCTTTAGAGCAATATGCTATTATCAGCGCTGCCGGTGACGCGGCAGAACTCCATGACTGTGTTTTTCATCTTTTCCTCGCCTTTGATCAGCCACTTGCGGGGATCGAATTTGCCCTTGTTCGGGATGTAGTCTTCCGGCGACACGTCAGGTGGGCAGACGATGGCGTATTTTTCCTTTTCCCAATAAGCTTGGATCGCTTCCGCCATGTCCATTTGGTAGTGGGTGTCCTTGTTTATTTTCACCACGCCGTTGGCAATAGCCACGCGCTGCTGCTCGTCGGTGAGTCCGGAAGCGCCGTGCAGTACCAGGCCTCGTTCCACCCCGTGCTGGATCAGCAGGTCGTCGATCTCCTTGATCAGGTCCAGGCGCAACACGATGTTTTCGCCTTTGGAAACGCCGTGGTTGGTTCCCACTGAGGCAGCAAAAAGATCCACGTTGGTTTTCTGTACGAATTCCAGCGCCTCTTCCGGCCGGGTGTAAAGCTCGATATCTGAAACGATCTCGTCTTCGGCTCCCTTGATGTGGCCGATTTCGCCTTCCACCAAAACCCCGTGTTTGTGGGCTATATCCACCACTTCTTTGGTGATGCGGATGTTTTCTTCCAAGTCTTCTTTCGAAGCGTCG from Candidatus Cloacimonadota bacterium harbors:
- a CDS encoding DUF4339 domain-containing protein, whose product is MAKYYYTYEGKTLGPVSPKEVLDLILDDVLSMDSSVMESSSPQWLKIRDIPELMRYLHESEVQITDWAEDKGFASIDEENVPLFFHIPVSRLVWLSLITFGFYEIYWIYRNWRFLRFHRKGRTAAYFGRDLRNPVDLVGVFSQISTDQELGGRYNGRDFTLNGWLWIVALLTQVARSILGFTPFLSVWVDFALTFGLLALSILCLVPVQKHINEGNAKAGKPLSRPTFGHYASIVVGLLAWLLVLFSLISRLVRLFA
- a CDS encoding class II fructose-bisphosphate aldolase translates to MFLTGKQLGEVFLKAKKQRFGIIASNVVFDTQIRALVQGYAAVNSDGLMQMSSGACKYAAGESQDIKVGAALISTMIKTFASQFPKSGVGLHIDHATPNYFDFIVHCIEQNLVTSVMIDASKEDLEENIRITKEVVDIAHKHGVLVEGEIGHIKGAEDEIVSDIELYTRPEEALEFVQKTNVDLFAASVGTNHGVSKGENIVLRLDLIKEIDDLLIQHGVERGLVLHGASGLTDEQQRVAIANGVVKINKDTHYQMDMAEAIQAYWEKEKYAIVCPPDVSPEDYIPNKGKFDPRKWLIKGEEKMKNTVMEFCRVTGSADNSILL
- the gap gene encoding type I glyceraldehyde-3-phosphate dehydrogenase; the encoded protein is MIKVAINGFGRIGRLVLRAIYKYHPEMKVVAINDLTDAKTLAYLLKYDSVHKIFSSEVKHTDDSIIVDGNTIRVFAEKDPEALPWKELGVEYVIESTGVFNTKEAASKHLKAGAAKVILTAPAKDEVDATVVMGVNHTSLKPEHAVVSNASCTTNCLAPVVKVLQDRFGIAGGLMTTVHSFTNDQRILDLPHKDLRRARAASMSMIPTSTGAAKAIGLVIPELAGKLDGIAIRVPTPDGSLVDLCVNLERETTREEVNAAVKEAAETYLKGFLQYSEEQLVSIDIVGNPHSSIFDAPSTNVKGKMVKIFSWYDNEWGYSCRVVDLLDYMSKL